The genomic window aatccagccgtttcaaaaatatcgagcCTCAAACTTCGGACTGTTTGaaattatgctttttttttttcgtaaatacaacaaaaattaatttatatgtattataaaccCAGAATTATCAactgaacaataaatatatgcatatatttgaCGGAATGCAGatccgaaattattaataatttgacaaatgataattttcattgatttttagcgaaaaatatttacttacctaaaaaaattcgtagaagtttattataaatttatttgtattatgtattaataatatatttactaTTTGCATAGTCATATGTTTATAGTCTATTTCACttcatatcaattttcttctgTTATCTGCTAAGTTAAGTGGATTAGTAATCCCAATTTCGGTAGGATTAATAATACAATTGTTATTTGCGCCCTCTACCAACTATTGTACATAATTGCCTTCCAAGCTTTTGTACTATTATACGTTTCTTCTCGTATCATTACGCTACTGATTACATTTTATTGTGATAATTGTTTAACTTGacagtttatttattaataggtaagtaaatatttttcgctaaaaatcaataaaaattatcatttgtcaaattattaataatttcggatCTGCATTCCGTCAAATATATGCctatatttattgttcagtTGATAATTCTGggtttataatacatataaattaatttttgttgtatttacgaaaaaaaaaagcataattttaaacagtCCGAAGTTTGAGgctcgatatttttgaaacggctggatttacgcaaaatgtcaatcagaccttttttgtagagcatcaaATTTCCTATAAGACCTGATTTTGTCATACTTATGAAGTAGCTCGTTATCCCAtcacaaaattccaaagttcaaaaaaaaattttcccatgttatttaaatgggaaatagaaaattacaaatcgccacctctaaatattaatattaagagcttatATTTTCACAGGGTCATTTTCTAGAGATActctgacgatttttcaatgttctttgaaaaaaaaaaaaatagtcggtttttttggGACACTCTAATATATACAGTTTTCGAACATGACTACTTTGGATTCCTCTAGCGTCGATCTTATTGGTATATTCGTGTATAACACTGTTACGATTGGTTAATCCTTTCCAGAAATCTAGATGTAACTGTGCGATTGAAACGCAATTATTCTTTAGGATTTTGTGGAATTACGCGTAATGCTCGAACTGCAAAAGCACGAAattagttattattttatttttcattatataaagaaaatatataaggGTGTCTAATAGGAAGTTGCTAAAACTAAATAATTGTGTCTTCCCTCCATGCATTCAATATGGGTCCTTTTTCTAAGACGCATACCTGAGGCCCCGCAGTTTTATTCCAGCCGTGGTTGAAGCAAATACGCGCGCGTCAAAATGAGTGAGCTCACCATGGAAGAAAAAGTATATCTTATTGAGTGCTTCTTCTCgagaggaaaaatatatagtaaTGCGTATAGAGGGTTTCGTACTAAGTTTGAAACTCATAGAGTTGCCAGTGAAAACACTCTGAAAAGGTaagaatttaatatttattcatattcatcTATCACACAACTTAtgtttcaattcaattaaattaCATTGAAGTAATTGTATGTTAATTTTTGTAGGATAATCGATAACTTTGTGGAGTATGGTACACTCCAGGACCATAGACACGAGTTGCCAGGTCCATCTGTTACAGTGACTATACCAGAGAAGATCAACgaaattgagaattatttcaaataaaatccaAATGATTAGATTCGGAAAGCTGTTCAACCATTAAAAATAACCAAATCATCATTACACaacattttaaaatattttttaaagttacatCTATATAAAATAAGCACTCATCAATTGTTAACTGAACATGCCATGACGAAACGcattgaattttataacacTATTACAGGAATGTTTGAAGCTGAAGAACTTAATgagaaattgattatttattgcgATGAAGCACATTTTTGGATGAATGGGTACGTAAACAAGCAAAGGTACCGGTTTTGGGGAACGCAAAATCCCAACATATCGCTAGCGAAGTCCTTTCATCCACGGAAAGTAACGGCATGGGCAGCAATTTCGGTAAAAGGAATTTATTTGCAATTCTTGGAATCTACGGTAACAGCAGAAAGTTACAAACAGCTTTTGGAAACGAAATTCTTTCCTTATGCAAAAAAGAGGGGactggttaaaaatttttacttcatgCAAGATGGAGCGACGCTGTACTGGACTCATGAGGTGTTTGAAGCTATTCATCGCGTATACGGGAATCGAGTAATCAGTCTGGGGTACCCTAAATTTGCTCAAGGCAGACTAGAATGGCCTCCGTACTCACCAGACCTGGACCcttgtgattttttcttgTGGGGTTAGATCATTGTTACGCTAAAAACCCCAGCACCGTAGAAGAACTGATCACGGCCATCCAGGAAGTGGTTTGCGGCATTACGAACGATATGTTAGACAAAGTTTTTCACAGTTTTCAAAagagaattgatttttatgcaCAATCTAATGGTTCGCACTTCGAAAATATCTATCCTTAATCACCGTactttttcgttatttttataagatgtaataaattgacgtaaaaaatatattatattaatttataagaTGTAATAAATTGACTGAGTTTTATTTATGTGCGTTTAAAACTGCAGTTTCCTCTATTTAAAGCAAATTGGCTTTTCTGATTCTGTGCACGTGTTTTGAAATGACAGTCGATTAGTTTAAGCAACTTCCTATTAGACACCCTTTACACAATACTGTTTACGCATCGAACAGAAGGctacacatttgaaagaaaagcTGACAccatgaaagaaaatttcttccaaaatcaCAATTcttatattgtatttttttaaaaagttcacttttaattttatttcaggtaATGAAAATGCATCTTTACCTCTACTAATTTCAGAAGTATACCGCCTGATACCTTACATTGGGTCGGAATATGTACATTTTCACCCAAAAAATATGCCTGATGTTAAGAtagataaaattgaaattattggCATTGTCACAGACAAGATAGAACTGCAAAAATACATCTCATATACTGGTAAATCCATTAACTTATGCAACACTGATTACACGATTTAGCCTGTGACAGTGCAGAGTGTCCACAGAGCCAAACTACACTGAAATAAACTCAATTTTCTTCAGAGAAATAACACTTTGTGATAAGAATCTGCATCTTGATGATCAGCCATCTATGTTATTGCAATTAGCTGATTATAATACTGTTATTACATGAACACGATAGGGCAAAAATATGGAAACTCCTAGAAATCTCACGGggtttggtgaaaaaaaaatacaaaggttAAATCTTAGATCATTATTAACAAAGGATTCAATGGTGtcttttgatttcattttgACCCGCATCTTCAAGGtcaagtttgatttttcaaaaggCAACCCCCATTTTTGATGCCAGCATCGGAAAGAGCGGAAAATCTTACGTTCAACTGGACGTAGAAGAATTCTATTCCCTTTGGGGTGTTTTTTGGAGTGAGTTTCCCATGCCTCTCACTTTTGGGTGCTTATGGGTGTATTTTACAACATGAATCAATTCATAATAGATGCTCGAATTGTTATCCATGAACTTCTTGACAGTAACCAATTCTATTGTAAAATGCACCCAAAAGCACCCAAAAGTGAGAGGCAAGAGGAACATCGTTGTTGCTGCCTCGTGCCAGAAGAAGAATGCTGgcaatgataatgataacttcaataaaaaatagtgAACCTTGAAGTTTGACTTCaagatcaattttcaaaagctAATGAGATCATCCTGATCAAAGCTGACAACTTTTTTGTGAAACATCTTGTGTGAGACGCAGATCTTCAAAAATTACCTGCATTATTGTTACCAAGCATACTTTTGACCTTTATTTGACCTGCAGAGGTCACGTTGACCCTAGACCTTAACACATATTTGAACATAACACTTCCTGCTCTTTCTGATGTTGGTAGCAAAACTGATAgtttctttttgaaaaatcaaagttaACCACAAAATGACCTTGAAGATGGGATTCAAGATCAAATCGATGGTCACCATAGAATCCCTTGTTAAAAATTACCTAAGATTTAactttaatcatttttttttaatccaacCCAGCGAGATTTCTAGGGATTTCTTAGGGATTTAGGGATTAgggattaaaaataataacccTAATAAAACAACCATAATTTAGTAAagatatttgttttcttccgTTTTTATGACACACACTTCACTTTTTACACATTAATTAATGTGCATGTATTGCAGTCGATGACAGCACTGGCATAGTTCCGGTATTATGTCCAAAGAAACCAGTAAATGAAGATGAGTCAACAGATTCTCAAGAGTCAAGTGATGATGAGTCTTTTGCCCATAAGGAGAAAAAACTTGAGCTGAAACCTCCATTTGGACTTGCGCCTAGCGCACCATATTCTTATCAGACTGTAGGTTgcattattatgaaattcatGATCTGATACAATgttcaacaaatattttttcgaataagGGTATTATTCTTTGATAAATGTCTAATCTATCAGAAGCAATAACTTCCCCACTGAAAATGTTCATGTGTTGAATCATATAATGTTTGAAAGAATTTGAcgtgtaatttattatatgatttattttgttaattcgataaaatatataagaaatcACATAATAAATTAAGAGAGCACAAATCATTAGGTATACCAGATCAAAAAACATTTAATCAACTATATCGTAAACTATATGAATTTTGATCTAATATATCTGATGATTCGACCTTTGgtgatttattatataatttctaatatgtatgtaatatttattattcccCTTGGGGTTATGACTCCCGTTTCTCCCACCTTTTACAATccttttacatattttcttaCACTATTCTTACTTCCTACCTTATTACTACTTATTCTCTACCTGCCTTAGCCCTGTGCCTTGTCTCTCCTATGTgatttcatatatattttatcaaatttacaaaataattcatgGAATAAATTACATGctgaattctttcaaaacattttatgATTTGACATATGAACATTTTAAGTAGGGTTATTCTCGTTATTTCGAAGCTTGCAGAGGAAAACTACATACTATTTGAAATGGTTTCGGGAAGCACTAGAATATGTACTACTAAAATTAAGCTGAAAATGTAACAACTATGTTTGAATACCAGAATGAAGAGAAGGCACaatgaatgaaattgattgaaagtggagtaaaattaatttaaattgaatttctcagtaaactattttttctttcagcatATTCAAAGCTTATGGTTTCAAGCAAGAGGTAAAGAATTCTGTTACGATGAAGTTCTGTTATACGACTACGTGCATGTCATTGGGTTTTGTGCCATGGATATCAGACATCAAAAGAATGTTAGCAAGCTTACTAATGATGATATAGAACTTGGCAGGTTATTTATGTTTGGAATgaatctgagaaaaataagTGAAGCAGATCACAATGCTATGACAAAAAGCTTGATAACTCGTGTCGCCAGACAACGATACGTCAAGCCCAAAGTTGAGTAAAATGTGATGATCGTCTGTGATACGTGTGAAATTTGGAAGCCCTGAAATTGTTTGGTCgaagaaatcttttttttgttacgtttattattaaagaataaaatttatacaatcacTTGACTATTTACAACgctatttataatattttattttgaatcgaTTACCTGAGTTAAGTGAAGTAGTTTGAAATTATGGTATTGTGTTACAGTTTGGGTGCCATAACggatttataaaatattacttTTCACGTCAGCTAGACCTGCTTTTTGCTGTTATTGTTGAATCTAGGGCCCCAATTTCTCATGAATAAACCTGTAAGAAACTTGTGTACATCTCAAAAACACATGATACAATGTgctaattttataatatgcaaatatattttcaataaagatTTATAAATACATCTGAAAAATAGAATCAGCAGAGTATAATTTAGCTAGGAAAAGGATACAAAAACTGTGTGTACAGTTTTCAATGTGCAGTAGATCAAATGCTAAAGAAAACAGCATTCTGCAATCATCCGCTCGGTTCACATTACACTTACATTCAACGAGTGAATCAGTGCCAAAAACTAGAATTACTTGCAAGCCTACATGtgtgattaaaattttgttagGCAGATCTGCATATAATAGGGTTAGCGGTGTGCATAAATTTTTAGGTAAGCAGCTTGGGATTGGTCTCAAAGAATGTGTGTGGAATACTCGATTACAAATAAAGGGGGTGTACGGtttagttaaaaaattggaaaaaagaacACATTACAAAAAGTCCCTAGCGGGACAGTTAAGTTGACAGCACAGGAAACGTACAGCGCCATAGttggccgagcgcgaaacaaactcaatctcaatcaCGGACTTAATCTCTATAAATGTAACATAACCTATAACCGTGGAAATTGACCTTAGAATATGTGTCAATCCAATAAGTCATGGGCACGGTCTTATAGACAGGTCCGGCCACTCCAAGCCCCTTCCTATCATAGAGATATAAGAATAGAGTACGTGAGTCAGCCGATGCGACCAGCACGcaatagaaagagagaggacaACTAGGGAGTTTGGTTGTCTTTGTCTAATCACGCATGCTCAGCAGGCGAGTCTCGGCCGCGCTCAATACGAAaacatatataaaaaaatattatcatcaGTAGTAAGACTATGAATAGTAGTAttagtataatttaaataaactaACATACAATATAAGTGAAATCAATTTATGTCTGTGGTCACACAAGGGATCTTGTTACAAAGAATGTTTACCATCATCTAATATCGTGTTTGGTAATATTTTCAGAGTTTCCGAGACAACTCTATCcatgatatttgaaaaaatgttaaatgtCGATTTTGACGTAACATTTTTTCAGCATTAATACAAATAAAGTTTACGTCGTCAGATGCAAAATGCAAGCCTCCACGATTTCTTAGTTCAGTTAATTTGGAATAGCTGCTGCTATCAGTATTCCCTTCTATCATAGCAACGCActgtttacaatgaattttattctttaacGAAAATACTATAGAACCGCTAATATGTTTGACTACTTCATCGATATATTCTGTGGAATACCAACCTCCTTTTTTAGTATAATCATATCCAAATAGAGTATGAAGCAGGTTATGTTTGTGTCAACACCTTCGGCACGCCAGCGCATGCGTGATTAGACAAAGACAACCAGACTgttgctctctctctttctatcgcGTGCTGGTTTTCACTTATGTGCGCTCCTGTAGCTCACGTACTCTATTCTTATATCTCTAATCTCTATGCTTCCTATATAATGCAGCGTGACAGTCTTGAAACCTGCGTTTCTCAATTTGTGCACCAAAGACCGGAGCGCTGCAATCTCCGAGGCCGGTGTATGCGTACTAACTAGGCCTCTCCCTCACTAGCGCTAGCGGCGAAAATTCACAACATCGGCTTTATTTTCGAGCACGGTTTTACAACCGGAGTACCCAGACCTGTCTATAAGACCgtggtcatgggttatgttatgtttattgcaTGGACTTATGGACGGAGCCTCGCCTAGCGCGGCTACAGCGAAAGACGGAAGGGGAATCAGCGCCGTCAGCCATATTGATGAGCTAAATAGATATagataaacaattatacatatcagctaaatatatatatacatatgaatacCACggatatatataggtataagcGTTTACGGCTTGCACCATGGCTTGCACTTTGACGGatcattgttgttattgtatGGGTTAGGTCAGAAGGCAGCCAATAATTTTCCAcagcgatatttttaattgaataatgaGTGAGAATAATACCTATACAACATGCCTTATTGTGTATCTCCTAACTGCAAAAACAGATCTTTTTCAAAACCCAAAAATCAATGTGAGATCGAAGTAGAGAATAAGACTACATTTCACCTGTAAGTATACGTAACGCTTCTGGAATTGTGAATAATGTCAATGCTGTGATACCAGGTAATGTATTTGTATCTATATTCATTCCTGTTTGGTTCTTTCTTTGTATACATTCATACTGAGTATTATTTTGATTCTATGTCAGCTGCATACCTATACAGTTCGAGGAAATAGTTTATGGCCACGATCTGTCCGAGAAACTAATATTACCTAATGTGAATCGTTTAAACATGGCGCCCGAAACATAGTTCATCTATATGGCCGCCATGCTACCATATATACTCTCCCCAAGATTCATGCCCCTCGCCGACAAGCCTAGCTTGCGCTCCGTCCATAAGTCCAtggtttattgagattgagtttgtttctcgctcggccgactatggcgctgtaggtttttCTGTGTTGCCAAAATAACTGtctagtggaaaaaattagccgtctcagattcattgtctccaagtgtaatacatatacatacatgctcTAAGCTCCAATcatagacttataaagatagactgagcgctcCTATAAGAGGCACTGAAGCTTACATATAAACGACAGAGATATGACGGGAGTACTGCTCTTTTCAATCGGTTTCATAGCGGGAGACAAGGGCGCAGTGGAAGTGGAACAGCTATAGATTCGCCTCATTCTCCTCTACCGCCTCGATCCCCGCCACATATATCgtcagagagagaaaaaggagtACTCCCGGCATATTTCTGTCCTTTAAATGTTTGCTTCAAGCGGCTCATAAGAGCGCTCAGTCTATCCTATAAGTCTATGGCTCCATGCTACGAGGTGGGGAAAAGTCAGCGCCACTTATCTTGCCGTGGCTACAATCAGTACTAAAGAGTAATGAGGAATTGGTAGCGGGAAATTCGAATGTAGAGTAGGGAATACTTTTCCacgtattataaaattattactaaaagaAGGCTAATTAAATAGATGATTCAATTAGActggtatacatatatttgatGTCTCATAGATAATATGTTCGTCGCCAATTTTGCTAAATCTCGGTCGTAGAGCTCGATGTTTCCATATAAgaaatgcatttttttcatttttggaaacCTATGCCGCACATATCTTACATCAAAACAATTCAAAACACAGCACTTTGCTTTTCTAGGTATATTTGCTTACAACACTTTTTATATCAGGAGAATCAGAACGAACGCCTTCAATCCACAGGTAGTTGTGAAATGTAACACAATCTTAGGTATTTATACggttaaaaatacaaaaaagtcTTAATAATACgtgtattaataataaaaaatatgcaaatcacatgaaaaaatggaaaaccaGTACTTTGAGGAAATATTAATACTTACGCTAACAACACTCTTTGCAGTAATTAcagtattaatttttttttttttttttaataatttcaattcatccttaattttgtgttttgtttcaaattttcaaattcttttatttatttgctgaGCCTGAGCTGCACTTTGTAGTTTGCcttcttctttcaattttcaccacAATATAAATCCTCAGTCAACGGTGTCTGTATGCTTTGAGCTGTTAGTAACATCTAGTAAGTTACTGAACTGCTGTTGTTTTCTGCTGTCCATGAAATCTCACCTTTATTCGGGGCCTGGCGACACTGATAAGTAGAATTCACGCCATCCACGGATATGTCAAGAAGTAAACATGGCCAATGGTGAGTACTCACGAAAGGTTcgtatcaataaataattagtGAAACTGCGATCCCAAGACGTTTAGAACATATTAAACGACATCATTtcattgaatatatttttacaaatccATATACGCGTTTTCACGAATACAACTCACCTATCAATTCCCTAACCtacaaatattgttttgtttGCCTGTATCGTAATATTGAACGTCAATCGTACATTTAGCAGTAGTCTTAATTTTTGCGATGATTCAGATAAGTACATACTGAAGACTACTGACTTACTGactattcaaattatttacatgCAAATTATATGTTTAAGCTAATCTGACGATTTGAAGTATATGCACATTCGTGAAGAGTATATCCTATTGGTATTGCAATTCAGTATAACATTTTAATCTTATTTAAGTAAAAAACCTGTTGCTGAATTATTTGACCCCCCTCTGAGGGACTTACATTTATCTCCTTTACTTTTCTTCAGGGGTGGAGAAAAGCTTGCTGGTTATAGTGTTAGACACAAATCCAGTTCAGAAATTCGTGCGTCAAGATACAAGGATATTGACGCAATGCCTGGACTCTGTTATTGTATTTGCCAATGCCCACCTCATGCAAAAGTCAAACAACCAGCTGGCTGTCATGGCGTGCCATTCTCATTCATCGACCTTCTTGTACCCTGACGAAAAGCCAATGGAAGTCCGGCAGATAGATGGACAATACGAAGGTTTTATGATGGTTGAAAGAACAGTCAGACAAAATCTGCAGAAATTAATTCATGAAATTGTTACAAATAAACCTTTGAATACTGAGAGCCTGATCGGCGGAGCTTTAGCCATGGCACTGTGCTATATCGTCAGACTGGAGCGGGAAAAAGCTGctggtgaaaaaatacattccaGAATTTTGGTTGTAACTGGGAGCAATGATTCTGCATCTCAATATATGAACTATATGAACGTCTTCTTCACTGCCCAGAAATTGGTAAACTTTcgtagaaatatattttttatttgtcacgAGTCTTCTAAttgaaagtaatttgaaaatgagCCAAGCAAATTACTTCGCCAGAAATAAAACAGAATAAGGTATTTTTCACAACCAATTTCTCATGGTTTTAGGGTGTTGTAATCGATGTTTGCAGTTTGGATCAAGAACTGGGATTACTTCAACAAGGCTGTGACATAACAGgtggaaattatttaaaaataccaCAACTGGCTGGTCTCCTGCAGTATTTGCTGGTAATAATACGATAATATTCTTACGATATATGTCtacatattttctttattcagtTTAGTCAAAGCCAGCAAGGCAACTTTTGAAATGCAGTTAGAATGATGGGGATTTCACAATATCAAACTAGAAACATTGGTATTTCTACTTTTGATATTAAGCTATTATTTTGTCCATTAAAGCTTTCAACTTTGCATCCATACTTCTGCAGATATGATGATACTTTTTGTAACATTACCTTGCAGCCGAAAAACTGAATAAACGAATTCTACCACAAAGTATGGTGACCCATACTTAAAAATGTATACACCTCATGTCTATTTGTTTACGCTGATTATTAGAGCGAAAACTTATTTGCATACTAGTCTTAGGTGGATGGGCTTACTCTCTTATGTATTACATTACTTCAATTTTCCAGTGGGTGTTCCTTCCTGATCCTAAGGTTCGCAGTAAGCTAGTCTTACCTCCCCCAGTCAAGGTGGATTACAGGGCGGCTTGTTTCTGCCATCGAGAACTTGTCGATATTGGATACGTTTGTTCTGTGTGTTTGTCGAGTAAGTATTATTCAATGGTTTCTAATGATGAATTTACATCTTTTACTTTTGAACCAAAGTTTTTCGATTTATAGTAGTATAAAATCATTTTCGACCTCAGTATCAAACTGTCAGCTACATTTTTGTATTTGTGTAACGGATTGAGGGTTACAGTGAGAATTTGAGTTCTAGTGCAAAAGACTATGCGAGCAATTCTTGAAATAATGATGGAGTGAGTAATCATAACATGATGACACGAAGATTGGCGAAGATTTCTTGTCCAAATTTgtgtcaaaaattaattacgttCTTTTAAGATGAGTCGATGGTACAAAATACTAAACACCTATTCtttatagtaaaaatattaccTATGTACCGCTTTCGATGTTAACTTTAACTTCAGAAGCGAATTTGGTATAAACGgagtatttattttcacagtaTTCTGCAAGTTCAGCCCCATCTGCACGACATGTCAGTAAGTATGTTTGTTTATCAGGGGTGGATGTGTCATGAACTTAATTTGCCAGGAAATAGAGGTagataatttaaataattcatacggtggtttttgtttccttctttctctttgttttttataaaaatgtgaGAAATTAATTACCGCGAAACTGGTGGCTAATCGCTGATTTTGCTTGCTTCCTCAGCACTGTATTCAAGATGCCTGGTCCTATGCCCACgaagataaagaagaaaaagaaaaatccagaCATAGTACACTGACTGTTTGTACTATCAActatattgtataattacCTGTGTCCGATATTCTTATCTCtttccaataaaaatttgtaaaatatgtgCTTTGCTGAATTTTCTACTAATTATACCGTTAGGGTGACACTATTTTCTTTCCCTGACATTTTTGATATTTCTGTGCAATCTGAAGAAAAATGGGTTGTAGACCATGTCATTCTAACGGAAAATGTACGTGATATTGAAGCAATTGTTTGAGTACGTATAGTTATACCTAAATGTTCTCTAACCCAACAAGAATGCAAACCTTACGAGGGTATTTTACCATGGAAAGTGATACTTCGAAGTATTAACCTCTAAGCCGCCGCTTGGCCAGTACACTGTACACTGTTGAATACTCAAGGATACATGCATGGGGCTATTCGTTCAGGGATATCACAAATCTCTAATTCACAGTAATTATGGAAGTAGAATTCACTTTCATCCTTCATAAAGAATACTTCCATCCCAATATTTATTAATccaatttaaaattcatttctcgtGAAACCAACTTCTATTCCAATTATTACAAATCAAGTACAATTCCATCTTTTAAATAGACACGTAGATTACAAATCCTAATCTGTTTTCGatgaagtgaaataaaataaaaattagcatTAAATTTCGCGCCGGGTAGGGGAGAAGTGGGCAAAATGGGCCCCTTAAGAGAGAAATATAACGTCAAATCAATTCCGCTaacgcaatttttttgtcgttgGCCTAAAAATGTATCTCAAGcattatcgacattttttgaTATCCCATTTGATTGTACAGGGGGTCCATTTTATCCGCTTCTCTTCTATACGTGGTTATCGGATTAGGTTGATTTCTCATGAAGTTATATAACCATCAAATCAGTTATAAAATCCGTGTCACCGCCATATTATGCAACACTTTATGCCCAATGAACCAATTTTGACCCttgccatttttaatttcactgaAACTTTGTTAGGCTATGATATGccccgaaaaatttttctgataagCCTGTATATAGTCTGATAGGTCCATATATGGTCATACCAGAAAATgatgtacaaatatatatgaCCATATCTGGCCATATATCGGAAAATAGTTTGCCAGAATATACATAATCATATGCAGACATATCTGATCGTATTTGGCGGCACGTATtaaaacttgatttttttttattgacgtATTGatctatatattcatataaggTTGTATAAAACGATGTCAAgtaacaaaatataattatatctgGCCAGATATAGCAATATACAGGTAAGAGATCTTTTGATATGGTCTTATATGACCTGATGTGGTTTTATATGACCTCTTATGGACATATATACTAGGgtgattgaaagaaaaaatttttttttcttccaaacagGCTCAAAAGTTTCGtttgggtgtaaaaaaattactgtgaaaaaatgagctcttaatattaatattaagatagTCCTCatcgcatttttttaattcccataagaataacatgggaaaaattattttcgcttcttctgatttttataccTTTTAAACGATCAATCGACTAAAAAAGCGCTAT from Neodiprion lecontei isolate iyNeoLeco1 chromosome 1, iyNeoLeco1.1, whole genome shotgun sequence includes these protein-coding regions:
- the LOC107227858 gene encoding general transcription factor IIH subunit 3 isoform X2 codes for the protein MQKSNNQLAVMACHSHSSTFLYPDEKPMEVRQIDGQYEGFMMVERTVRQNLQKLIHEIVTNKPLNTESLIGGALAMALCYIVRLEREKAAGEKIHSRILVVTGSNDSASQYMNYMNVFFTAQKLGVVIDVCSLDQELGLLQQGCDITGGNYLKIPQLAGLLQYLLWVFLPDPKVRSKLVLPPPVKVDYRAACFCHRELVDIGYVCSVCLSIFCKFSPICTTCHTVFKMPGPMPTKIKKKKKNPDIVH
- the LOC107227858 gene encoding general transcription factor IIH subunit 3 isoform X1, which codes for MANGVEKSLLVIVLDTNPVQKFVRQDTRILTQCLDSVIVFANAHLMQKSNNQLAVMACHSHSSTFLYPDEKPMEVRQIDGQYEGFMMVERTVRQNLQKLIHEIVTNKPLNTESLIGGALAMALCYIVRLEREKAAGEKIHSRILVVTGSNDSASQYMNYMNVFFTAQKLGVVIDVCSLDQELGLLQQGCDITGGNYLKIPQLAGLLQYLLWVFLPDPKVRSKLVLPPPVKVDYRAACFCHRELVDIGYVCSVCLSIFCKFSPICTTCHTVFKMPGPMPTKIKKKKKNPDIVH
- the LOC107227857 gene encoding uncharacterized protein LOC107227857 gives rise to the protein MSELTMEEKVYLIECFFSRGKIYSNAYRGFRTKFETHRVASENTLKRIIDNFVEYGTLQDHRHELPGPSVTIRKAVQPLKITKSSLHNILKYFLKLHLYKISTHQLLTEHAMTKRIEFYNTITGMFEAEELNEKLIIYCDEAHFWMNGYVNKQRYRFWGTQNPNISLAKSFHPRKVTAWAAISVKGIYLQFLESTVTAESYKQLLETKFFPYAKKRGLVKNFYFMQDGATLYWTHEVFEAIHRVYGNRVISLGYPKFAQGRLEWPPYSPDLDPCDFFLWGNENASLPLLISEVYRLIPYIGSEYVHFHPKNMPDVKIDKIEIIGIVTDKIELQKYISYTVDDSTGIVPVLCPKKPVNEDESTDSQESSDDESFAHKEKKLELKPPFGLAPSAPYSYQTHIQSLWFQARGKEFCYDEVLLYDYVHVIGFCAMDIRHQKNVSKLTNDDIELGRLFMFGMNLRKISEADHNAMTKSLITRVARQRYVKPKVE